The sequence ACTAACGATATTTGCTTGGCAACTAATAATAACCTTTTTTTCAGTAATTACTCATGTCTTATTCAGTATTAGGATAAAGTTGATAACCGGCATAAAACAACTTCTTACATGGTCTAACACGGATATAAAAAAAGTATTAACGTACTCATCTAAAATTTGGCCTAGTGCTTTCGGTAGTGTCTTGTTTTCACAAGGTGATAGACTGATTGTAGGTAAGCTATTAGGTTTGGAGGCTACTGGCATTTACACAGCTCTTACTTCAATTGTGAATCAAATAAACATCTTATCCGCACTACCAGCCCAACCACTAGTGTCTTACGTAAAAAGTTATCTAGGTACTGCAGAAGAAACAAAACTCAAAAAATTTGTTGAAAACTCATCGTCTTTGAATGTTCTTCTTTCAATTGGGATTGGCATTATACTTATTTGCTTTTCTCCAGAAATAATAAATCTATTATTAGGAAAATGGACAGGCACTCTTAATATGAGAAAAAGTTTTATTCTGCTAACAATAATCTATTCAGTGTATTCTTTAAATGCATCTGGATACTATATTCTTTTTGCTGTAAGTAAAGAAAAACTGAACACAGCAATTTCGTTAACTGCGGGTCTAATCACATTGACAAGCATATTTATACTTTCTAATGAATTTGGGTTGATCGGAGCAGTGGTCGGTAATGCAGGCTACTGGATCACACTCCTTTTAGCATATTATGGTCTAAGATATATTCCAAATTCCTTTAATTACCTCATAAAAAGCTACATAATTTGCACAGGTATATTATTTTTATCAATGATATCTACTCTAATAAGTAATTTGTTAGGTAGGGGGATGATTTGTATTGTATGCATACTATTGCTATGCCTCGTTCTAAACATCAATATCAAGTCGTTAAGTCAAAAAATACTCAATAAAATTAGGCCTCATAATAATCTGCTATAAATTAATTAAGGTTAAAAGGCAACTTGATAAGTACATTTTTTTACACTAAAAAGGTTTTCAAAAATCAAAAACTTTTCTATCTACAATGAACTCTATAACACGGTTATAAGTATATAAACTTTTGCAAAAAAGTGATTTTTAAGAATATGTGACAGCTTTCTATTGCTTTCCAGCAAAGCTTATCAGAATAAAGGCCAAACAATTATATCATATCCCTAGGCAATTATTATCCTTATAAAAGAACCCAGTCGATGTTTCATATTTAATACCAGCCGACAGGCCTCTAAACTCAATCTTACGAAAATTATTATCTTTCAATTTTTGAAGCCCTTCCTCATATTCTTTTCTATACTCACAATTATCAAATATGATTACACCACCTAATGCTAGATTATTAATAGCTGGTTCAACACAATTATTCCTGTCAATTCCATCTATAATTACTATATCAAATTTTCGATTAAATTCATAAATTTTATCAGAATATAAACTTATGCCTTCATTCATAGGGTAAAAAGCAGCTAGCTCATAGGGTATGTTGCCCGTCTCAACATAAACATAGTTGACGTTTTGAGGAATGTTCTTCGATACTAAATCAAACCATACCTTATCATTTTCTATGGATGTCACAGACGCAACGCGATCGGATAGCCACAAAGTTGACCCACCAGATCCATACTCGAATACTGTTAAGCTTTTATTTAATTTTTCTTCTAAAAAATGAATTGCGCTATAAGTAAACCAAGGTATTGGTTTACCCTCAACACTTAAGGGTCTTTTTTGCCAGAAGCTTTTCAACCATCCAGTTTCTCTCAGGTAACCATTTGTTGATGAAACCATAAAAAGAAAATCCACTCTCATTAGATGCATCATCTGCCGAATTACCTTTTTCATAATAAAAAGCTTACTGTAAGTCTTATCATGCAAATATATCTCAAGAAAGATTCTATGCAAATTATAGTCTATCTAACGAAACACATTAGCCAGCTAATGTACGGATGTATTACAAAAGAGAGTTAACGAGCTGATAAAGTCTAGAATACTTATTAACGGTGCATGATGGCAATATCATATTAAAATAATTATCTTGCTTTTTCTATAACAACTAAGTCAATAAAGAATACCTATTCAGGGTTCACAACCCTATACCCATTGGCAGATCGTTTTTCTAGCTATCAAATATAGATGTAAACATAACTTTTCGCCACAAAGAACTGATTTCATGGTTAAGAGGGTAGGCATTCTGATACGATAATACAAAGGTTGAATTAGTGGCATTACTAAGATAACACAACCTATCTATCGATTGTGTAACTAATTCGGTAACTTATATATGTATACTAGTATTTTAGTTTTTACAAAGTAAATCGCTGAATCAAAGTTTAATAAGGCTTAAACCAAAACAACTATTCATAGATTAAAGTAAAATAACAACACATCTGTGTATACGCTACAAATGATAAAGCACCCAATATTCCTTCTTTGAAGTAAATTGTAGTAAACTGCCATTCAGATCATAATATATCTACGATGTCTATGAGCAGAATCCCTTCCAGAGGCATTTCATGAGTGTCCGTCAATAGTTTATCAACTGACAATCAGCAAATTACAATTATTTAGTAAATATATATTTTTTACTATAAATTTGGTATTTCATAGAGATCATAAAACTTCATTATGAATGGTCCTTTAATTACAGTTATCACGGTAACGTACCAAGCGGAGAAAAGTCTTGAGGAAACAATCAAGAGTGTCATAAATCAAGCACCTATTTATGAGTATCTCATTATAGATGGGGGAAGCACAGATGGCACAGTTGACATAATTAAGAAATACAACAGTCAAATAAAGTATTGGTTGTCTGAAAAAGATAACGGAATTTATGAAGCAATGAATAAAGGAATAGATAAAGCAAGTGGTCAATGGATTTATTTTCTTGGGAGTGATGATCAGCTATGTAAAAACTCGCTGACTTCAATCAGTAAATACCTTACAGATGAGAACGACATGGTATTTGGAGATGTTAAAAGCAGCAACCAAAAACGCATCAAATCTTTCTTGAATAAAAGAATAATCTTTCAAAATACACTTCATCATCAGGGCGCTTTTTATTCTTCAAAGCTATTTGACACTTTCAGATATGATTCAAAATTAAAAATACTATCTGATTATGAATTGAACCTATATATATACATCCACAAACTTCCAGTTAAGAAGGTGAACCTTGTAATAGCCGAATGTGGCGATGGAGGGGCTAGTAGCAACATCGCTTTATCAATTAACGAAACTAACATAGTGAGATCAAAGTTAATCAAGAGTAACTTCCTAAACACTGTAGCATCATTTGCTTTAAAAGTCTACTACAACCAAAAAGAGTTTAGAAATAAATTCAATTTCTTATAACTACTTTAAAGTAAGTCTTTGTGGAAAAATTTATTCGAATACCGAATACTGGGCAAAACGAGTTTGCCAATATTAGAAACGAGAACAGTTTCCTCGATGATGTTTTATTCGTTATAACACTATACAAGACTGAATTGCCAAACAGCATTACTTTTAACTCATTGAAAAAATTCATACATACACAATCAATAGAAAGCCCACGAGCAGATTTAGCCCTGATGGATAATAGTCCTATAAGTGATTTTAGTAGTATTGAGCAGTTGAATATAAATTGGCTAAATATATATTACTTCCATGATCCATCCAACCCAGGTGTTAGCAAATCTTATAATCGCGCCGCCGATTTAGCCACAACATTGAAAAAAAAGTGGCTATTATTATTAGATCAAGATTCTCTTCTACCTGATAATGGCTTAGAAAAATATCAAATAGCAACTAGTCTCTGGAAAGGACATTCAGTGTATGCACCCATATTAAGGTCTCAGAAAATTATATTATCACCATGTGCTTATCATTTTTTCAGGGCATCTCATCTCAAAAAAATAGGTATAGGTATAAATACAACACACAATAGAAATGTATTAAACAGTGGTCTATTAATAGATATTGAGAGCTTTGACATGGTAGGGAGATATGATGAGAATGTCTGGCTATATTTTAGCGATTTTGTCTTCTTTAATAGATTAAAAAAACATTATAAACATTTTGTTATAGTAGATATACACATTGAGCATGATTTATCCAGTGCAGATTACGTTGATATAAACATCGCTAAAGAAAGGTTCGAGTTGTATTGTGATGGTGCTTTTTTAGCATATAAATCTGAGAGAAGTTCTTACTCACTAATATGTTATACCGCCACTATCGGATTAAGAAGCTTGCTTATGAGTTTAAGATTAAGAAAAATAACTTTTCTGTCAATTTTTTATAAAAAGTTCTTATCAAGAAAATGAATACTAAAATTCTGTTTAATCCATTCTATCTATACGCAATAAGCTTTGGCTTATCTTTATTTATTTATTCATGGCAATGGTCAGATCTATATCCTCCTCTAAGCACTAATGTAACAACTTTTTTGTGCTTAACATTTATAGTCTCTACTTATTTAGGAATTAAAGTGGCAAAGAAAATTGAATTTAAACCTGTTAAGAAAAGTAGAAAAAATTTGTTGATTTGCTTACTTATAATACTATCATATAGTGTAGAGTTTTTATATAATAGAGGCATACCTTTATTATTATTATTTAAAGGAGTAGACATTTCGTATATGGAATTTGGCATTCCAACTTTCCACGTATTCTTACATACCTTTACAAGTTTTTATACAATCTACCTATATCATCAATATCGAAGTAATAAAGAATTTAAACTGTTGTTACTTACACTTCTGTTATTGATTCCTAATATACTAATCATAAACCGAGGGGCATTAATAATGACGATGACCGCCTGTCTATTGATCTACCTCCTTTCAATCCGTAAGGTAATAGTTAAGACCCTGCTTTTACTTGTTACTTCTGCAGCATTATTCTTTTTTGGTTTCGGCTATTTGGGCAATCAGCGCTCCTTTAACGGAGATCCAGTCGCTTTTTTAAGTCTTACAGAAGCATCTCCTAGTTTTGTAGACAGTAACATACCTAAGGAATATTATTGGTTCTATATATATGCTTCGTCACCATTCGCGAATTTCCAAAATTCGACTTTGACCAGTAAAAATCACCGATATGATATTCTATCTTTCATTTCTTGGGAATTGTTACCAGATTTTCTTTCTAAAAGAATCGTACCGATTGAGGAAGATTATGACGGAAAAAACCGTTTAGACTATTCCATTAATCCTATTCTGACCGTAGGTTCAATTTATTTTGAGCCTTTTATAAGGCTTGGTTGGCTGGGCCCAATAATTGTTTTTTGCTTCTACTGCATGCTATTATTTTTGTATGCATATTTTTTTGACATAAGAAGCGATTATTTCTTGACAGGAATATCTATACTATGCGTTATTTCCATTTTCAACATATTTGAGAACATGATAAACTTCTCTGGATTAAGTTTACAATTATTATACCCAATATTATTTACATTCATAAAAAAGAATTTTCGTTTATTTATTCCAAGTGTAAATATTATCGTTCCAAGTACTAAATTTAGAATACTATGGAGAAAGTAAGCGTATGTATGGCCACTTTCAATGGCGCTAAATTTGTAAAAAGGCAACTTTTATCAATATTGCCACAACTTGAGCCGTTAGATGAAATTATAATTTCTGATGATAACTCTACTGATGATACAGTATCTGTTATCAACTCCATACATGATAAGAGGATTAAAGTGCATTTGAATAAGATTGGCTCAGGGCCTACAGCTAATTTTCAAAACGCTTTATACTTATGCTCTGGAGATATAATTGTTCTATGTGATCAAGATGACATATGGCTACCAACGAAACTTTCGGATATCCGCCATGCACTAAGCACTAGTGATCTCGTCATTACTGATTGCATTGTTGTTGATGAAAAAGAACAAATAATACATGAGTCATTTTTTGCTTTAAGGAATAGCCGGAAAGGATTTTGGAGAAACTTATACAAAAATTCTTATGTTGGATGTTGCATGGCATTTAAGAAAGAAGTTTTGTCATACAGTCTGCCTTTTCCTCGCCATATACACATGCATGACTGGTGGATTGGATTATGTGTTGAGAAGCTAGGAAAAGTCTATTTTCTGGATAAACCATTAATAAAATATGTCAGACATGGTAATAATGCGTCCCCAACTGGTGAAGCAGGTTACAATTTATTGACAAAACTAATTAACAGATTGCAACTATTATTTTACATAATTTTTCGCTAACATTAGAAATCCTGATTCTATGTCAAATGGTGTTGCGGTTATCATTCCGACATACAATGCGGAGTTTTATCTACCCGATTTACTACGTGCCCTGAAACAGCAGTCATTGTCGCACGAATTGATTGTAATAGATTCGGAATCTGAGGATACCACTCAAGATATTCTGCACGATAATAACGTAAGAACTGTATCAATAAAGAAATCTACTTTTAACCATGGTTCTACCAGAAATCTGGGCTTAACTCTGACCGATGCTGATATAGTAATATACATGACACAAGATGCCATACCTTACAATAATGACACATTACTCAATATCGTTACTTTTCTGGAGAGTTCAGATTCAATAGCGATGGCGTATGGTCGTCAAGTGCCTTACCCCCATACAGGTATATTGGGTCAACTAGCTAGATTAGCTAATTATCCAGGAGAAAGTATCATAAAAAGCAAGGAAGACATTCCGTTGCTGGGTATAAAAACGTGTTCTTGTTCAAACTCGTTTGCTGCTTATAAACGAAAAGAATTAATTAATATAGGGTCCTTTCCAGATGACATTATTTTAGGCGAGGATGTAACAGTAGGTGCTAAATTGATTCTTGAAGGGAAATCTATTGCATATGTAGCAGATTCAGTTGTGTATCATTCACATGACTATACGCTAATGGAAGAATTCAAACGTTATTTTGATATAGGCGTTTTCCATAAAGATGAGCATTATCTGTTGAAAGAATTCAAGGCTGCTGAGTCAGAAGGCATCAAGTATGTAGCTTACGAAATAAAGTATCTTGTTAAGAATAGCCATTTCTTATTATTACCTTCCCAATTAACAAGAACATTACTTAAATACTTAGGATATAAACTAGGCTACTACTATAAATATCTTCCAGCCAATTTAATACTAAATTTGAGCATGCATAACCGATTCTGGAAGAGCAAAAAAATACCATAATTAATTTTTACCCTTTTACTATGTTTTAAAGATTTCAAAAAGCGTTTAGTCTAACCAACTAATTACACTAATCGAACATAATATGTATTGAGGTTCATTAATTAGAAGTTACCTTTTGCTGCGTAATCAAGAAAATCCTTTTATAATAAGTATTTATACTAGAAAATTGATAAATTATGGCATTTGAGTAAGTATTTTATCTTGACTGGAAAAAATAGCTGTGTCACTATTATCGTTTAAAGGAACTAAGCGTGTATTCAGGCCTTTGTCAGATCACTGCTGATTAAGCAAAAGTATCTTTTTAATATGGTGGCTGTGCTTATAAGCGATTCGGATACTATCTAGATTAATAATACGTTTAGCAAGGCAATTATTTAAGACGGTCTGAATCTAGCCAATATGATGCCTTTTTGAACTTACACTAACTATAGCATAACTTCTAAAACACTTATCCATTGTGAGGGTTTGCCTTTTAAATCCTCATAAATTTTACTCATCCATATGGCATCGAATCGTGTACTTATCGTCATCAGCATATATTTGGTGACAACGCTCAATGGCGTATACGGACAACTCCGAGTTGGTTTACCAACTGGTACTGTTAACCCTTCCGCTTCGCTTGAGGTCGGTCCGGGTCCTTACCCAACAGGAAGCCCTTTCAGAGGGATCATAGCTCCCAATATGACTATTTCCCAAAGAAATCAGATACAAAATCCAAGTACTGGTATCTTCCTTTACAACACTGATAATAAACAAATTGAGGTAAACGTAGGTACTCCGAGTGCTCCTGTTTGGGGGCCTGCTGTTGGCAGTGGAACAGCTTGGAGCATTAATGGTAACAGTGGCACAAATGATAAGACGAACTTTATCGGTACCCCCGATAATGTTCCGCTCAGCTTCAGGGTATTTAACCAGCCAGCAGGTCGGATTGATCATATACTGTTTAATCTAGGTCTGGGCTTTTTCTCAATCAACCCATCAACAACAGGTACGTATAACACCGCTGTTGGAAGTTACACACTCCGCAATAATACAAGTGGCATTGCCAATACCGCAGTTGGAGCCGGTGCTCTGACCACCAACACTTCAGGAACGGGTAACACTGGTATAGGTCACGATGCCATGATTGGCAACATCAACGGCCGAGAAAATACAGGTATAGGGCAGAATGCTTTGCGAAGTAACACCTCAGGTATATCCAACACTGCATTAGGAGCTGATGCAATGAACGATGGAACTTCTGCTAGTGATAATACAGCATTAGGTGCATCCGCTCTTTACAGCATCAATACAGGCAATCAAAATACAGCCGCAGGAGCACTTGCATTATTCTCTAATACTACAGGTTATAATAATTCCGCATTAGGCAATTATGCTCTTCAGAATAATGTCGGGGGTTACTTAAATATTGGAGTTGGTCATAATGCCGGGCCCTCAAGTAGAAATGTCTCAGTTAATAATTCGACAGCAATTGGTGCAGGGTCAGTCATCGACGCGGTGTTCTCAGTTGCCATTGGCGCTAATGCTACCATCAACGCAGGTAGTGGACTTAATACATTAGTCGGCGCAAATTCAAGTACTGGCAACAATGTAACCAATTCCACCGCTATAGGCGCAAGAAGTGCCGTCAACAGTAGTAATACGATAGTATTGGGTGATGCCAATATCTCTTCACTTCGATGTAATGTTCAGTCTATATCTTCATTATCTGATGCCCGGATAAAAGAGAATATCAAAACTAACGTACCTGGCTTGGCTTTCATAACCAAGTTGCGTCCCGTTACTTATACCGTTAATAAGACCAAAGAAGCGGCATTGGTTGGCTACAAAAATGACAATATCGTATCTGACACAACTACGCATAGTGGATTTATTGCGCAGGAAGTTGAAAGAGCAGCCTTCTCAGCAGGTTACAACTTTGAAGGAGTAAAATCAGAAGAAGGTGGTCGGTACTACACCGTCGGTTATTCTTTATTTGTCGTGCCTCTTGTTCAGGCAGTTAAAGAGCTAAACGATGAAGTAAAGCTTCTGAAAGAGAAGCTGAAGAAAAGTGAAAATGCATACGATCAGTTGTCGGTACAGCTCTCACGTCTCCAAGAAACAGTTAATTCTATTGTCACGCCTCAAGCTGATGCCCGTAGCATAAACCAACACTCTAAATAACCAGCTTGATGAAAACTCTACTTCTTCTCACTGTGTCGCTCGTATCGTTTCACACAACTTTTGCCCAGCAGATTTTCTCGCCTAATTCCCAACCGTTCGGTGTCAAAACGGACGCGAATAATAACATGCTAATGGTTGGACTAGACCCTTCGGTTAGTAACGGTGGAAATGCCAATACGCTACTCGGCTATCAGGCAGGCCAAAGAGTAAACACAGTACGAGAGAATACAATTGTTGGTTTTCAGGCTGGCTACAACAGCCTGGGCGACGCCAACCTGTTCCTGGGCGCCTACGCCGGCTTCAGCCAGCAAAACGCCACCGGCTACAACAACACCTTCATCGGACAGCGCACGGGCTTCAACAACTCATCGGGCTTCGCCAACATCTTCCTGGGCAGCAACGCGGGCTACTCCAACCAGTCGGGCAACTACAACACCTTCATCGGCAACTCGGCGGGTCAGCAAAGCCAGTTCGGCAGCTTCAACACCTTCATCGGCAACGGCGCGGGCTACAACGCCGGCAACGCCAACTACAACCTGATGATGGGCGCTCAGGCGGGCTTCTACACCACCTCCGGCAGCTACAACGTAATCCTGGGTCAGGATGCAGGCATCAACAACCGAGGCGGCAACAACAACACGTTCGTGGGCAAAGGCGCGGGCGGCGACCAGAACAGCCCCAACCTGGAGAACTCAACGGCTATCGGGGCCAACGCCGTTGTCTCAGCGAATAACGCGCTGGTGCTGGGCAGCAACGTCAATGTGGGCATCGGCACATCAGCACCGGCGCGCAAGCTGGAAGTCGTGTCGGGAACAGCCGGCAGCAGCGGGCTGCGGCTGACCAACCTGACAACGGCTAACCCCGGTACGATTGCCACGGCCACGCGCTTTTTGACCGTCAATGCCCAGGGGGACGTGGTGCTGGGCAGCACTACCGGAGCTCGGATGGGGGCTGACGAGGCCAACTGGACTGCTGAAGGCAGCAACCTGATCAATGCCAATGCAGGGGCGGTGATCATCGGCTCAGGCATTGCCAAAACGCCGGCTGGCTACCGGCTCTTTGTGAAGGAGGGCATCTTGACGGAGAAGGTGAAGGTAGCAGTCGCCAACACGAACGAGTGGTCCGATAAAGTATTCGAGGCGGGTTACAACCTACGTTCGCTTAATCAGGTTGAGGCCCACATCAAGCAGCATGGTCACCTGCCCGGCGTCCCCTCAGCCACTGAGGTGGTCAAGGAAGGCATTGACGTTGGCAAAATGGATGCCAAGCTCTTGGAAAAAATTGAAGAGCTGACCCTATACGTGATTGACCTTGAGAAGAAACTTGCAGCACAACAACAGGAGATTAATGTTCTAAAAGTCAAAGAAATACGTAATCGTTATAAAAAATCAATAACGACTAGATATCAAATTAAATAACTTTAAACAGTTCTTTTCAGAAAAAGAATTTCATAAATCTGAAAACCAGAAGGTGCATATAGGTTGTCCATCAATAATCTATATGCACCTTCTGGTTAACTAGTAAGCTTTCTTTAACGAAGGACTATTATCAATTAATCCATCTTCGACAGTTCTGTTAATGACAGTCCACTTTTTCACCGTTCCTTGAAGGCCCGAAAAGTTATAAGCCCTTTGATGTTGTATTCTATTACGCGTGTCTATAACTTTATTCGTTTTTCCTTCTGCGTATTTGGTGCACTCCCAAATCTCAACTACCGCCCCGCCTAGAGTATTACCAGTTACTATACAGTCTTTGAATGTATTACCAGACAAAACAATATTATCTGTACTATATATACCTAGACCTATAGCCCCAGAAGAAGACACATAATTATTTATTAATTTAATATTCGATTGCCTTTTTGGCTCTGTTAAACCGATTTGATTGTTATCACCTAGACTTGCGCAGATAATCGCAGCTCTTCCCGAAGATGCTTGTCCACCATTAATAAATACTTTTTTATTGATAATAGTCTTAGAACAATTACTGACGCATTTATTATTCAGAACCTGAACATTTTTAAGGCGGGTCACCCCATCTGGGTATAATAACTTTTGATTCATGAGCGCAATACCTGCAAGAACAGTATTACTAAACATACTATTCTTGATTACCATATCAGCACCTGCCACAGAACCAAATCCTTGATAACAATTTTTAACCTGACATTTATCAATTACCAATCCAGAAGCTTGGTGGATTCCTCGTCTCATAAGATATTGACGTTCAGCATCTCTCCCGTAGTCATGAAAACTCATTGCATCATCTTTACAATCGCTATACTTGTTATTAATGTATTTAATTTTTGCTGAATAATGAGCATAGGTACCGTCACGCCAAGTATGTTCAATCCAAGAGTTTTCAATTGTAATACCGTAACATTGCGTAATGGCTATTCCAATCTCTGGACTATTTCGTATGTGAGATTTCGATAGCAATATATTTTCGCATTGATCGAATTGTAAGGTATGCTGGTTATTACCGCCGTTGGTTACGGGCATTTTTACATAGCCCCATTCACCACCTGTGAGGACAACATCTTTACATTTCTGAAATAGCCAAGCCGGTTTACTTAAATCATTACATAAAATTATGGCTTTATCTGCTCTTACACTCAGATTGGTGACATTAGCTATCAAAATCTGACCAGAAACTAAATAAAACTTTGGCGCCTTTGGAACCACAACCTTGCTATTAGATCTAAAACAGCGCAAAAAAGCCTGTGTGTCATCGTGCTTGCCATCGCCCTTTGCTCCATATTGCTGTGGGGTAATACTCTTTTCACGCAAATCACTATCCTTAACGCGCGATTGTAGCACGGGGCTATGGCTATATTTCACGAACAATACCAACATAAAGTGAGCCAAATTTGAAGGAGTAATCAACGTGAGCATGTTCTTTAGATTTATAGCCAGATCAATATCAAAAAGCAAACGATATATTCTTCTTTACAGAATGTTCTCGAGTCATGAGTTAGTTCTTGAAAATACGATAATTTTTGAATAGGCTTGCTTTACGCTCTGGTAGTGATAATACGTCAGTAAATAGATGCATAGCTATTCAGATTGAAAATTACTCTCTGCTGCTATGCTCAGCTAGTATATAGCAGCTAAAAACATATTCGTATATTTAGATTACTAGCAGGCCAGCCTTGCTAAAGGTATAAGGAGAGCCACTCAGGCAATACACTGGTCTGATCCACTTGACAATGAGCCAACCATGCTGTTGTCTATTATACGATCAAAAGTGTACCTTCATAGTTATAGCATCACTTTTAAAGCATTATACTATAGATGTGAAGTAAAGTGGCAAAGGGTTATCAGACATTGTAAGACGATTTTGTTAAAGACAAACTGGTTGGGGTA comes from Fibrella aestuarina BUZ 2 and encodes:
- a CDS encoding glycosyltransferase-like protein; its protein translation is MEKFIRIPNTGQNEFANIRNENSFLDDVLFVITLYKTELPNSITFNSLKKFIHTQSIESPRADLALMDNSPISDFSSIEQLNINWLNIYYFHDPSNPGVSKSYNRAADLATTLKKKWLLLLDQDSLLPDNGLEKYQIATSLWKGHSVYAPILRSQKIILSPCAYHFFRASHLKKIGIGINTTHNRNVLNSGLLIDIESFDMVGRYDENVWLYFSDFVFFNRLKKHYKHFVIVDIHIEHDLSSADYVDINIAKERFELYCDGAFLAYKSERSSYSLICYTATIGLRSLLMSLRLRKITFLSIFYKKFLSRK
- a CDS encoding glycosyltransferase family 2 protein, translating into MEKVSVCMATFNGAKFVKRQLLSILPQLEPLDEIIISDDNSTDDTVSVINSIHDKRIKVHLNKIGSGPTANFQNALYLCSGDIIVLCDQDDIWLPTKLSDIRHALSTSDLVITDCIVVDEKEQIIHESFFALRNSRKGFWRNLYKNSYVGCCMAFKKEVLSYSLPFPRHIHMHDWWIGLCVEKLGKVYFLDKPLIKYVRHGNNASPTGEAGYNLLTKLINRLQLLFYIIFR
- a CDS encoding lipopolysaccharide biosynthesis protein, which codes for MKSSVFNIIGGGLRIIITLISVPILIKLLGTKQFGIYSIANAVINIVSLAEWSIALSTTVLTTKDNNKNISSACFYSSIILGLFVFSVTILISTAISEFYSSLSPDDVQSLQRIIQIGSITMCLRVIQQYFVGIEQANNRYDAQNIINTVSNTLFYCGSIAFAYTSKSLLTIFAWQLIITFFSVITHVLFSIRIKLITGIKQLLTWSNTDIKKVLTYSSKIWPSAFGSVLFSQGDRLIVGKLLGLEATGIYTALTSIVNQINILSALPAQPLVSYVKSYLGTAEETKLKKFVENSSSLNVLLSIGIGIILICFSPEIINLLLGKWTGTLNMRKSFILLTIIYSVYSLNASGYYILFAVSKEKLNTAISLTAGLITLTSIFILSNEFGLIGAVVGNAGYWITLLLAYYGLRYIPNSFNYLIKSYIICTGILFLSMISTLISNLLGRGMICIVCILLLCLVLNINIKSLSQKILNKIRPHNNLL
- a CDS encoding tail fiber domain-containing protein translates to MASNRVLIVISIYLVTTLNGVYGQLRVGLPTGTVNPSASLEVGPGPYPTGSPFRGIIAPNMTISQRNQIQNPSTGIFLYNTDNKQIEVNVGTPSAPVWGPAVGSGTAWSINGNSGTNDKTNFIGTPDNVPLSFRVFNQPAGRIDHILFNLGLGFFSINPSTTGTYNTAVGSYTLRNNTSGIANTAVGAGALTTNTSGTGNTGIGHDAMIGNINGRENTGIGQNALRSNTSGISNTALGADAMNDGTSASDNTALGASALYSINTGNQNTAAGALALFSNTTGYNNSALGNYALQNNVGGYLNIGVGHNAGPSSRNVSVNNSTAIGAGSVIDAVFSVAIGANATINAGSGLNTLVGANSSTGNNVTNSTAIGARSAVNSSNTIVLGDANISSLRCNVQSISSLSDARIKENIKTNVPGLAFITKLRPVTYTVNKTKEAALVGYKNDNIVSDTTTHSGFIAQEVERAAFSAGYNFEGVKSEEGGRYYTVGYSLFVVPLVQAVKELNDEVKLLKEKLKKSENAYDQLSVQLSRLQETVNSIVTPQADARSINQHSK
- a CDS encoding glycosyltransferase family 2 protein encodes the protein MNGPLITVITVTYQAEKSLEETIKSVINQAPIYEYLIIDGGSTDGTVDIIKKYNSQIKYWLSEKDNGIYEAMNKGIDKASGQWIYFLGSDDQLCKNSLTSISKYLTDENDMVFGDVKSSNQKRIKSFLNKRIIFQNTLHHQGAFYSSKLFDTFRYDSKLKILSDYELNLYIYIHKLPVKKVNLVIAECGDGGASSNIALSINETNIVRSKLIKSNFLNTVASFALKVYYNQKEFRNKFNFL
- a CDS encoding glycosyltransferase family 2 protein, which translates into the protein MSNGVAVIIPTYNAEFYLPDLLRALKQQSLSHELIVIDSESEDTTQDILHDNNVRTVSIKKSTFNHGSTRNLGLTLTDADIVIYMTQDAIPYNNDTLLNIVTFLESSDSIAMAYGRQVPYPHTGILGQLARLANYPGESIIKSKEDIPLLGIKTCSCSNSFAAYKRKELINIGSFPDDIILGEDVTVGAKLILEGKSIAYVADSVVYHSHDYTLMEEFKRYFDIGVFHKDEHYLLKEFKAAESEGIKYVAYEIKYLVKNSHFLLLPSQLTRTLLKYLGYKLGYYYKYLPANLILNLSMHNRFWKSKKIP
- a CDS encoding bZIP transcription factor gives rise to the protein MVGLDPSVSNGGNANTLLGYQAGQRVNTVRENTIVGFQAGYNSLGDANLFLGAYAGFSQQNATGYNNTFIGQRTGFNNSSGFANIFLGSNAGYSNQSGNYNTFIGNSAGQQSQFGSFNTFIGNGAGYNAGNANYNLMMGAQAGFYTTSGSYNVILGQDAGINNRGGNNNTFVGKGAGGDQNSPNLENSTAIGANAVVSANNALVLGSNVNVGIGTSAPARKLEVVSGTAGSSGLRLTNLTTANPGTIATATRFLTVNAQGDVVLGSTTGARMGADEANWTAEGSNLINANAGAVIIGSGIAKTPAGYRLFVKEGILTEKVKVAVANTNEWSDKVFEAGYNLRSLNQVEAHIKQHGHLPGVPSATEVVKEGIDVGKMDAKLLEKIEELTLYVIDLEKKLAAQQQEINVLKVKEIRNRYKKSITTRYQIK